One Helicobacter suis HS1 genomic window, AAGCACACAGCTACAGAGGACAAGGACGCCTTTAAAAAGCTTGTTGAAACAAAGAAAACTAACCTTAAAGCATCTCCTAGTACGGCTAAAGTACCCCCAGATAAGACAAAGAATTTAAACAAGGAAGAAAAAACCTCTGAGAAAAACACCGATAAAACTAGGCACTCCCATATTTCTCCAAATAGCCCTCTAGCCCAACTGCTTGATAAAAAAGCCCCCCTTAAAAGCACAGAGCCTAAAGAAACACACCCAGCAGGGGCTAAAGGTAAGGATAAAGCCCCGTTAAATTTTGCACAGCAATCTAAAGCCTTTGAAAAGGCAAATGCCCTTAAAAAAAATAGTGCCAAACTCTCAGATATTAAACAACTAGATAGCGCTAAGCAACTCAAGTTAGGTAAAATCCAGCATGAGAGTAAACCCGGTGCAAGCACCGCTAAAAATCAAAGCACAGAAACACAAGCACAAGCCAAAACCTCCCCTAATCCAGAAGCTAAAGCAGATAAAATGTCAACAGCTGATTTATTGGCTCTTAAAAATAACCCTACCACTGAGTAATAATGTTACGGCTGATGATCGCAATTTTGGGGTTGCTAAGGGGAGTAATGCGATTTCAGATAAAGATGGCGAGTATATGCCCAGCGACTCAGATTTTAACATGGCCTATCAAGGGAGTGGGTGGTTTATTGTAGGGCCTAATAACTTAATAAAAACCTAGCGCCAACCCCCTCTTCTCATATCATCAAGGATAGCCATACCAATGATAGAGACATTAAACAGGCCTTTGAAGAAGCCTTTGAAGGGCCTTTAAGACAAAAACCTGCCATAATTCCCCTTTCTTTTAATCCTAACCATTTGCCTTTACAAAGTCCGGGTAAACCCCCCACACCCTCCAAAGACACAGGAGAGGAAGTTAAAACTAGTTCTATAGAAACGCCTAATCATTCTGTGCACAACACCAAAGTAGAATCCCAACCCTCTTTACAAGCTCCTCAAATTAAAGAAACCTTAAAAAATTTTGCCACCATTTTACGCCAAGAACTTTTAGATTTTAAACCACCCATTACAAAACTTTCTATAGAACTTAATCCTGATAATTTAGGCAAAGTAGAGGTTGTGATTCAGCAAGTGGGTAAAAATATTCAGGTGAGTGTGGCTTCTAGCCCGCCGGTGAGTGCTCTTTTAGCCACCCACCAAAGCGAGTTACGCCAAAATTTAGCCCAAATGGGCTTTAACGATGTAGATTTGCGCTTTAATGCCCAAAACGATACGGGGGGGAGTTTTCAGCAAAATTTAGGCCAAAACCCCGGACAACACCCCCAACAACAACAAAATTTAGGCCAAAACCCAAACCAGCCCCAGCAAAGCCAGCCCCAGCAAAATATAGAGCCATCTACCCAAACCCCCACTCTTACCATGCGCGATCAAAATGCGCCCCCCTCTACTAGTACACAAATCCCTAATTACGCCTAAAAGGTAGAAGTTCTAGTGTATAATGGGCGCAAATCCTGCACTTTTGGAGGCGCACATGCCTATTGATTTAGCAGAGGTAACCGGGGCTAAGGCAGCAATGGAAAAGAAAAAACATGAGCCCAAAGTTGCCAATGGCTTAAATAAAGATGCGTTCATGAAGTTGTTTTTAGAGCAACTTAAAAACCAAGACCCCACTGCACCTATGGAGACTGATAAAATTATCAGCCAGACCGCACAACTCTCGCAAGTAGAAATGCAAGAGGAAAACAAAAAGGCGATGAAAGAAGTAGCCGATGCGATGCAATCCACTAAAGAGACGAATAAATCTTTAAAAGACTCTCAGGGCAAACTCCAAGATACCCTTGAAAATCTGAATAAGGGAATGAATAACACCTTGCAAAGTAACATGGCTATGGCTCAGGTAGCGGGCTTAAATAGCGTCTCTATGATTGGTAAGATTGCTGAAACCGATGTGAAGGGGATTAATGTTACTAAAGGCAAGGTGGATTTTTCTTTGTATTTTGATGAGCCGATTAAAGTAAGTGAGGGTAGCCCGGGGGTGCAAATTTTTGATAAGGATAAACAATTAGTACGCACCCTCTCTTTAAAAGAGAAAAATGGCAAACAGGGATATGTAGCCTTTGAGTGGGACGGGTTAAACGATCAGGGTAAACCCGTGCCAGCGGGTACTTATGAAGTTTTTGCCGAATACAATTTAAACCCGACGAGTAATAAATACCTACATACTCGCATTGGTAGAGGCGAGATACAAGGAGTGGTGTTTGATAAGGGTAAGCCTATGCTACGCATGGGGGAGATGATTTTGCCTATGGATAGCGCTTTAGAATTTTATGATAAAACTAATTCGCGCCAAGAGGAGGAGCAACGCGAAAATACAGCCCATTTTGTGTCCTCTAAAAGTAAAGAGAAATTAGCTTGCCGCAGCATGGGAGACTCTGCGCCTAAAGAATTAAAAGAGGGTGAAGTGTTCTATACCGCACAAAAAGCCCCCATAAATACACAAACCCCGTTTGCATCTAATCAAAAAACCCCACAAAGCCCACTACAACAAGGCTTGCACACGCCAAATAAGGCACAAAGTACAGACCAAAAACCCCCTTTAAATCCAGTAAGAAATACAGATCAAAATACAGCTAGAGTTAATAGCTCAAGTCCCTTAACTCATAGCCAAAACCCACCCAATAACCACCCTCTAGCGCATAATCTAGCAAGTAGCGCTAGCTCCCACCCCACTCCAAAAAGCGCCTTTGAAACGCCTAACACTGCTTTAAAACCTAAGATGAATCCTTTAGAACGGGCTAGTAGCCATTCTAACCCACAAGAAAGCTCCACATGAACGACACCCTCTTACATGCCTACTCCGGGATTAAAACCCACCAGTTTGGAATTGATAGCCTTTCTAATAACCTTGCTAATATCAACACGGTGGGGTATCGCGAGAATGAACCTGAATTTAAATCTCTCTTTGCAGCCCATTTTGATTCGATGAGTAATAATGTTACGGCTGATGATCGCAATTTTGGGGTTGCTAAGGGGAGTAATGCGATTTCAGATAAAGATGGCGAGTATATGCCCAGCGACTCAGATTTTAACATGGCCTATCAAGGGAGTGGGTGGTTTATTGTAGGGCCTAATAAAGATGGGAGTTTTGAAATTGATAAAGATGGCTATAAACAAAGCCAAGAAAACTTTTTTACCCGCGATGGGAATTTTTTACGCGATGCTGATGGTTATATTGTCAACACGCATGGCTATTATGTTTATGGCATTGATTTACACAAGATTAAAAATGGCGTACTCATGGCAGGCAATGCAGATGCAGAAGCTAAGATTTTAAAGGGTAGCAAACTTAGTACGCTGTATTTGCCCCGCGATGTGCAGTACCAACCGGTGGTGAGTACTAAAGTTAACATGAGTTTGAATTTAAACCCTAAAAACCATGTACGCCCGGCTGAGGAGTATCTTTTAGATGAAAATGGAGAGGTGATTACGAATCGCTTTTTAAATCAAGATGCTAACGCATTAGCCAATAGTGATAATGAACCTTTGGATTTAGCTATGCATCGCAATTTAGAGATCATGATTGTTAAGGGCGATATGGCTCAGGATTTAACCTTTAAATACGGCACAGGCGGACCTGAGAAAAATGAGTTTCACACTTTAGGAGATTTAAAAAACTTACTCAAAAGCAAGGCTAATTTAGATCTCACTATTGCTAAAAGCAAACCCGATCAAGTGATCTCGCCTCTCATGTTACAGATTAAAAACCCTAGCGATCCAGAGGCTACGCTCTTTATTGGTGGCCAGATGGCAGAAAAATTAGGCTGGGTTGCTAGTGGCATGATTTTAAAAAAGGGTGAG contains:
- the flgD gene encoding flagellar hook assembly protein FlgD — its product is MPIDLAEVTGAKAAMEKKKHEPKVANGLNKDAFMKLFLEQLKNQDPTAPMETDKIISQTAQLSQVEMQEENKKAMKEVADAMQSTKETNKSLKDSQGKLQDTLENLNKGMNNTLQSNMAMAQVAGLNSVSMIGKIAETDVKGINVTKGKVDFSLYFDEPIKVSEGSPGVQIFDKDKQLVRTLSLKEKNGKQGYVAFEWDGLNDQGKPVPAGTYEVFAEYNLNPTSNKYLHTRIGRGEIQGVVFDKGKPMLRMGEMILPMDSALEFYDKTNSRQEEEQRENTAHFVSSKSKEKLACRSMGDSAPKELKEGEVFYTAQKAPINTQTPFASNQKTPQSPLQQGLHTPNKAQSTDQKPPLNPVRNTDQNTARVNSSSPLTHSQNPPNNHPLAHNLASSASSHPTPKSAFETPNTALKPKMNPLERASSHSNPQESST
- the fliK gene encoding flagellar hook-length control protein FliK; the encoded protein is MPLQSPGKPPTPSKDTGEEVKTSSIETPNHSVHNTKVESQPSLQAPQIKETLKNFATILRQELLDFKPPITKLSIELNPDNLGKVEVVIQQVGKNIQVSVASSPPVSALLATHQSELRQNLAQMGFNDVDLRFNAQNDTGGSFQQNLGQNPGQHPQQQQNLGQNPNQPQQSQPQQNIEPSTQTPTLTMRDQNAPPSTSTQIPNYA
- a CDS encoding flagellar hook-basal body complex protein, with translation MNDTLLHAYSGIKTHQFGIDSLSNNLANINTVGYRENEPEFKSLFAAHFDSMSNNVTADDRNFGVAKGSNAISDKDGEYMPSDSDFNMAYQGSGWFIVGPNKDGSFEIDKDGYKQSQENFFTRDGNFLRDADGYIVNTHGYYVYGIDLHKIKNGVLMAGNADAEAKILKGSKLSTLYLPRDVQYQPVVSTKVNMSLNLNPKNHVRPAEEYLLDENGEVITNRFLNQDANALANSDNEPLDLAMHRNLEIMIVKGDMAQDLTFKYGTGGPEKNEFHTLGDLKNLLKSKANLDLTIAKSKPDQVISPLMLQIKNPSDPEATLFIGGQMAEKLGWVASGMILKKGETRDSVNIRIPFYSTTTEIYDKAGDKYLLKSDFFMTNSKDPMATPPTEQKWDVESSILEMRDKTPITPKPVRQTITFDQAGKMQSKPITLNFKGNPLVYSINKSDDFESSDVPYEDSRIYQVSQDGKPKGILRNMRIDDDGIIHLSFSNGAIETMGRVGIAAFTNDQGLKKVGSNLFDISNATRNGRAVPLSGNPILGWDRDDGKLKFGKIMHKYLETSNVNAGRSLTNLILMQRGYSMNAKAFTTGDDLIKEAINLKK